A window of the Ostrea edulis chromosome 1, xbOstEdul1.1, whole genome shotgun sequence genome harbors these coding sequences:
- the LOC125654486 gene encoding uncharacterized protein LOC125654486: protein MDSAFDLPKPNPPETFSEMNADDKARYIADEIMDLFRPSRENGPELALVVIGMTILLNLILFISILAEGNIKKPSNLLEIARGFSEVFLLVSITIQNTKNMYNTIEPASAVSGFAVFWFFSMLSVCLGLMKSFTGFVRYTGRYSMSGSFLLANLVIFALSAFIAFIVLCVVYVANVLGFVILVCIFYYLPFMGMWLLDGLRILHLRTHSVKNILEMETLNKTNPAVPAHEQEVQFQKPMTGFGMFITLLYGFCHTVAFAMVSIVITRVAWVFFRPVSTQVQLQSIPGIL from the coding sequence ATGGATTCTGCTTTTGACCTTCCCAAACCCAATCCACCAGAAACGTTCAGCGAAATGAACGCTGATGATAAAGCAAGATACATTGCAGACGAAATTATGGACCTCTTTCGACCATCGCGAGAAAATGGACCTGAACTGGCCTTGGTTGTGATAGGAATGACAATCCTACTTAACCTTATTTTGTTCATTTCCATTTTAGCCGAGGGGAACATTAAGAAACCTTCTAATCTTTTAGAAATAGCGAGGGGGTTCTCAGAAGTTTTTCTCTTAGTATCAATTACAATACAAAATACGAAAAATATGTACAATACAATAGAGCCAGCCTCAGCGGTTTCTGGGTTTGCCGTATTCTGGTTTTTTTCGATGTTGTCTGTGTGCCTTGGTCTGATGAAGTCATTCACGGGATTTGTACGGTACACCGGTAGATACTCAATGTCGGGTTCTTTCTTGCTCGCGAACTTGGTTATATTTGCCCTATCGGCGTTCATTGCCTTTATTGTTCTGTGTGTGGTATATGTTGCCAATGTTCTGGGCTTTGTTATTTTGGTTTGTATCTTCTATTATTTACCGTTCATGGGGATGTGGTTACTGGATGGATTAAGAATTCTGCATCTTCGAACTCATTCAgtgaaaaatattctagaaatGGAAACGTTGAATAAGACTAATCCTGCGGTACCTGCGCATGAACAGGAAGTGCAGTTCCAGAAGCCTATGACAGGCTTTGGAATGTTCATTACCTTGTTGTACGGGTTTTGTCACACCGTTGCTTTTGCCATGGTATCTATAGTTATTACACGAGTCGCCTGGGTTTTCTTCAGACCAGTTTCCACTCAAGTTCAACTACAGTCCATCCCTGGTATTCTCTAA